cgcgcattgcttGTTGTTTTCGCACAATCCCATTTGATGACGAgtgtttgattatcatttgcgcgAATTGCCTGTTGTTTACGTACAATCTCGATGACGAGTGTTTGATcatcatttgcgcgcattgcttGTTGTTTACGTACAATCCTTGTTGATGTCGCGTGCCTGTGGATAGCAGTTGCATGAATAGGGTATATTTAATCGCAAGGCAATTAATACTAAgaaaattttaatttaaaaataaatgtataGGATGTTCTATCCACAAATTTTCAAATCTAACTGTATCTTCTTTTTTGTCCTAAGTGGTTCTTGTGTTCTCTCATAGGCTCCCAATATGTGATTTGATAAAGATGTGGAAATCATTGACTCCGGTTTTTTAAATTCTTGTTAACCCCGGTTATCCTCTTTGATTACGCTAAAAAATGTTTGTCATGCGAGGAGGTAATTGTCTATTAAAACAGAGAAAGTCATGAGAATTTtttccacaaaaaaaatatacaatgCTATTTATTTGTTGAGTTTCGTACAAATTATACTACAAGAATAagggtgtttttgtttcaacatTCTAAAGTGATTTCTTGGTACCAAAACAGACCTGTGATTATGACGCAGTATCTAAAGGAGTAAATACAGAACTTTCCTTATgcttacagccaaattcgttgttgcgcgacctcagcgaatccaaaatccatgtctcgtttgggaatagagCGTAGTCAGACACAACCTATGGGGgaggtttgtctggttttgattgtttggtttgattgactacgtgctattcccaaacgaagaaagAAATTTTGGACTCTGGCAGGTCgtgcaacaacgaatttggctataaatagtttaaaaaaatcaggTAATGCTAAATTTTCACAGATTTCTTTGTCATAGTAGAAATCAGTTGCCTAGATTATCCGCTATTAACTGGCATCAACCATCCCCCTAGAATACACAAAAAGTACAGGAGCCTTCGactgccgccattttgtcgtCCTATCAAAGTATCAAGTGTGAGAATGCATCCATTTCAATCAGATGACTTGGGAAAGCGTTTGATTGTATTAATGTCAGGTAGTTTATTTAAGATTACTTCTCATAATTTTCCATTGTAATCATCCAATATGTAAATGTATTACCCCCAAGCCCATCCCtcattttctctttatttcacacaacccccccccccccccctgagaAATGCTAATGCTGGGACAGAGGTCAGCAAAACAAGATTTCAGCACCCATCCAGGTCATCTTAAATGATCACTTGTTGGCAAACGCATAGTGTCTCTATCACGATTCCTTTTCCTGAAAAAGTTCTTTCCAAACTCATAAGTGCTTATCATGATTGCACAAGCTGGCGGAACCTTCACCAAGCGGGGTGTTATGCCTgtaaaggaaagaaaagctaaaaaaaggaCACAGACAAAGAGAAACTTAAAATACAGATAAATGGAAGGGTGAATGATATACCTGTAAACAGACTTGAAAACCCTTTTTCTTTGTACAATTTGGCAATTATTGACGCTGTGGATGATATATTTTTCCCAGGTTCTGGAATAAACCATAAACAGTGATTGGATTGTCTGCTTAAGTTGAGATAGTACGGAAATATTCTTGTGATTGAAGCTACAACAAGGTTATAACTTACTGAAATCCATTTCCCCAAGTTCAATTTGCCGATGTGTCTTCACAACATCAAATGGCTGGGTGATAAGAGCAGCAAACTAAGAGAGAGAAAACGTTGATTTATGAATACATTTTGTACCTGTTTGTTCTGAAATGAATTAAGTGGAAAATAGACATTAGCATGCTCTACTTACAAGTCCTGAGATGGCTCCTGATAAGAAATGGGTCCCAAACCCAGGGTCATGGGTCTGGCTTTTTACAAACTCATAGCCAAACCAGTAAAATGCTGTAAATCAAATTAAACACTCACAAAGATGGTTTACCTTTCAAACATGATACAGGTCGTTACATCTGTTAAGTAACTCCAGTTCTAGTTTTGGTGGCACATTGTTCTGTGCTTTGATAGTATGGATATTATGGCCATACAACCAACAAAAAGTGGGTGGCAATCTTTTTTTAGAGAGTGATCTTGTTAAAAACCAGTTAGATGAGTGTTATGCTAACTACCCAGATTTGATCATCTTCATCAACACTGTCTCGTATGTTTGTTTCATTGTCAAACAGTAGGCTGTAAGTGCACATGTTGTGATTGCACTGTACATGTGCATATGGCAATACAAGAACTGGTTTACAGATCTACAGGTCTCTATTAAGTTTCATGTAATGATAATGACAGACCTGAAAAAGGCAGATCTCTCAGCAAAGTCGGGCCAAGGCCTTGCCAGAGGGATAACACACCCTCCTGCTGCACAGCTGCTCTGATGACGATATCTAATtctacaacacaacacaaagtACATGATCAATCCCTGAAGTACATTTGTAATCTGCTTCATTGCTGTTCTGATGACGGTATCTAATtctacaacacaacacaaaggaCATGATCCATCCCTGAAGTACATGATCAATCTCTATTCATTGCTGCTCTGATGGCTGTATTTAATTctacaacacaacaaaaagCTGCTATATTCAACTGTTATAGCTTTCTCCCTTGAACAATACGGGCTTGGAACGCTCTTCCAGCTGCCATCAGGAATGCACCTAATTTTAATGACTTTTTAATGCAGCACCTTGCTGCTAACATTATTATTTAATGTTTACTATTTTTTGTTAATCTTATTTTAATGATGGTGAATACCTTTTTGTCTGACAAATAATAGAAGCAGAAGTACATTATCAATCCCTGAAGTACATTTTAAATCTGCTTCATTGCTGTTCTGATGACAGTATCTAACTCTATAACAAGAGATGTAAAGCTGTGCAACCTTTATATCTGTAGCCACTTCTTGACTGAAGTTTCGTTCTTATCATCTCAATTGGTGAAATCACGGTTACTGATATTGCTGCAAACAAACATGACAATTAGAATATCAAAATAGTCATGATAACTTGAAATAAATCCATCTATAATAACAGACAGAGAAACTTAGTACTTACTTCTTGCTGTTATACCAGCGAGCATTGGAGACCATAAATTtgtttcattatttttaaatcCATAAGAAATCTTAAGTTGATCGTAAAGGGTGAAGTATATCACAGTATTTGGAACTGCCATAACCCTATAACAATACAAATAAGAAGAGCAGTATAACCAAATAGAAAAGATATAACCGGTTACAAGTTTTCATGAAGCAAAAAGTACAAATGTACGACTCACATTGTGGGAGGCAAACCTCGCCATAACGAGGACAAGCCTTCATACCGAGGGATCTTTATCAGGGCGTCCTACAAGAGGAAAAGTCATCCATACAGATCTATGTACAAATTATAGCCAGCCTTCACTTGATGATAATGTTAGCCCTACTGCTAATCTTAGAATGGTCTTTAACATTAAAAGACAAACTTCAATAAACTTGTGTGGATGTTGTAAACCAAACACTTGGTTTTCCCATTGCTTGGCaattttcatttgaaaatactgaaatggatatatatatacaaactcagaaaaatcttcaaccggaacacaatcaaaatcagttatagCTGCATGAGCAACACCAAGCAGATAATTGACAGCCACAACAGACCCATAATCCCCTCATCAATAACAACCGAAGATGCCCCTACCAagccttgttatgcaacagctgaactatttaatttcatcataacagccattcaaattccgcgccctatttttatgttaattttatacatagatagtatataagtgatggtagtaatatattcttaataaatctcctgatgagtgggcaatcacgaaacaggcttgtagggatgaaacaaactaccgtttcatcatatatatatatatccagTTTAAGGGATTGTGAGCTTGCCAATTCTCAAAAAGAGAGAGAAATGACGAGTTACAGTTTATCTCTATAATGCTAATTGACTTTTGATTAAGCAATTCTTTTACAGCAAGTCTTTTCAAAGCAAGTCTTTTACAGAATGATAAGCACTTTACATACAACTGATATATGTGCAGGAAACAGCTGAAACCCTCAAgcatgtacaaaaaaaaaaacgtaaatgCACTCTGGTATAAGAGACAGTGTATAACCGAACAGGCTACTTACAATAGAGGACGTGATGTATAATCGAACAGGCTACTTACGATAGAGGACGTGAAAGGTGGATGAGGAGGGTGGGGGTAGGGCCGATATGGAGAACCGAGAGCGTTACATAAACACAGGTGGTCCATTAGGCCATTACAGAAAATATAACATCGATCTAGAGAAAAACAACAATCATAAATTTGATGAGAATATCCTGTTTTTTATTCCTAAATTTATATTCCTATTCCTATTCATCAATAACAATGTTCACCATTACGCGCCCGTCTTGTATCACAAGACCATAGTGTAGAGTTCCTTCATTCACCACAAAGCATTCACCACAAAGCATTCACCACAAAGCATTCACCACAAAGCATTCACCACAAAGCATTCACCACAAAGCATTCACCACAAAGCATTCACCACAAAGCATTCACCACAAAGCATTCACCACAAAGCATTCACCACAAAGCATTCACCACAAAGCAATCACCACAAAGCATTCACCACAAAGCATTCACCACAAAGCATTCACCACAAAGCATTCACCACAAAGCATTCACCACAAAGCATTCACCACAAAGCATTCACCACAAAGCAATCACCACAAAGCATTCACCACAAAGCATTCACCACAAAGCATTCACCACAAAGCAATCACCACAAAGCATTCACCACAAAGCAATCACCACAAAGCAATCACCACAAAGCATTCACCACAAAGCATTCACCACAAAGCATTCACCACAAAGCATTCACTTATAGAGGGGCCTAATTAAGTGCAGCTTTTAgtaatttcaaaacaaaaaacattgaCAAAGTGTCTTTGAAGGTATTGCCTATAAATATTTTagcatataataaataaaaaaaatgtgtacaCAACAGAACATAGTTCATAAGTGTTACCCATTACAATAAAAGGTAAGATTTAAttataacagcaacaaaaagaaatgaaattgTGGAAATCTTATTCACCATGGATTATGTACTCACTTGATGGTGTTCCCTTGGCTTGAGCTTGTAATCGGTTCTTAACCACATCAAGAGGAGTAGCTACGAGGAATAACATTATGCAATGAAACATGTATAGGCAGCACTTTTAATTGGGATTTCTGTGGGATCCAGA
The sequence above is a segment of the Nematostella vectensis chromosome 2, jaNemVect1.1, whole genome shotgun sequence genome. Coding sequences within it:
- the LOC5515564 gene encoding probable mitochondrial glutathione transporter SLC25A40; this translates as MSALRNGDITPVQQMTSSGSGAIIVSLFTTPLDVVKNRLQAQAKGTPSNRCYIFCNGLMDHLCLCNALGSPYRPYPHPPHPPFTSSIDALIKIPRYEGLSSLWRGLPPTMVMAVPNTVIYFTLYDQLKISYGFKNNETNLWSPMLAGITARTISVTVISPIEMIRTKLQSRSGYRYKELDIVIRAAVQQEGVLSLWQGLGPTLLRDLPFSAFYWFGYEFVKSQTHDPGFGTHFLSGAISGLFAALITQPFDVVKTHRQIELGEMDFKPGKNISSTASIIAKLYKEKGFSSLFTGITPRLVKVPPACAIMISTYEFGKNFFRKRNRDRDTMRLPTSDHLR